The genomic window TATTTACTGTACTGCAAATTGTTGACTTGGCAAAGCTCTCCTCAAAGGGAAAGCTGGGCTCCTGAAGAGTTTAGCCTCCACTCTCTGTCCCTGGGGCTTCAGAACCTCACTCATCATGCCTAGTGGCTTTGGGATCTGTCTGTGAATGGGCTTTGGGACTGAAGAAGGGCTTCATGGAAGCTTACTGCCTGTATGCCAGAGCGGCCAGCACCCCTGTGGCACAGCTGTGCCTTTGCCTCAGTCTGCTTCCTTGCTTGCTTGTACCCCTCGCCCTTCCCAGTGATATAGTCTTATTTACCGAGTCCTTGTTTTGGTGACTCCACAAGTCACTAAGTCCAAAGACAGCAACGCACCTTAGGTATGTCTTATACCAAATTAAATTAGAAGAGACGAGATTATACTTTGGTAGttgctacaaagacaaaaaggattaAGAGATATTTTGTAAAACAAGAAAAGGACAAGAAAAGTTAGAGTGAACACAATCACCTAAGGAGTATAatacttgtttattttgtgtgtatatctttgcaatatattttctatatattggCAAATACTTTATCAGCCATGTAGACGGCAGCATGTGAGCAGGCCACAGCATGTGAAGGAAGACTTTAGTAATGGGTTAAATTAAATGCTACTCAGAAATAATAATGAACAGCAagtcatggtgtgtgtgtgtgtgggtgggttaCCTGCACTTAACTCAAGTCATATTAGCTTTTTTCCAGATTGGCTTGTTCCCTTGTACTTTGACATTCTTGTCTTGTTGAGTAACATTGCAGCAACTGGGTGGTCCTTCTTCAAAAAAGTTATTTGCAAAAGAGAAGGCATTATTCTGCTGAAACTGCTGAACATATTCAAGGACACAAAATATGAAGTTATAGTTCAATgtcatttcttccccttttctgtttctttgaacCAACAGAGAACTCTTGTGTCCTTAGGATGGATCCTCATGATTTATGAGACAGTTCATGGAGTGAAAGTTCATTTTTATGTATCATGTTGGAGTTTAAATAGAGCAATAAGAACAAATTTACTTTGCTCACCACAGTGTCATAACCAATCTTAGAGATTTAAAATCTTTGCAACATGAATTTTTAAGGTTGAAAATATAATTTTGCCTTGAACTATAGAGCTATATGACCTGTTGTACATGGTAGACAAACCCAAAGTATAATTGAGCTACTGATGACCTCATGAAAACTTTTGTGTTCCTTAGTTTTTcacaaaaggggaagaaaaacaaattaagacTTTGAACTTTTCTGTCAATTCATTGAATATATATTTGCAATAATGTGTATTTTGTGTCTAGTTTGTATTCTGCTAAATCAATTGGTCTTCTTTAAAAGTAGCCTCTTTTGGAATTAtctaattttgtatttgttgTATAATTTTTGATAATTGTTTTTTGCTCTTTAAAATATGAGTAAAAAAACTTATAAAGGGGAAAATGCTCAGTCATAGAGCTATAACCTAGATAACAATATGAAGCTGGTAGCAACTATTTTAATTCAAAATATTGCTTTAAAGAAAATCAGTTAAGCTCATAAATCTAAGCCTTGTAACCCCAAACATATATGATCATGGTAAACATCAAAGGATATTGTCAGTgcagatcatttttaaaaagttgcattTTCTCATTGATAGGCATAAATGGGCTTATATCATACCTCTACCCAGTATGAAGAGGCTTAAAAGTCCCTACTTAATTTCTAAAGGATGAGAAGAGCTTCCTAAGGGCCATTTTGACTTCCTTGTTCCTTAGAGTATAGATCAGAGGATTCAAAGTTGGGCTCAGCATAGTATACAAAACACCAGCCAGTTTACTCCTCTCTGGATTATAGCTACAGATAGGACTTATATAAGCATAGAAAACAGCAGTATAATACATAGACACCACAATAAGATGGGATGAACAGGTAGAGAatgctctcttttttccttctgatgTCTGAATTTTCAGGATGCTAGAGATTATAAACGCATAGGACactaaagtgagaaaaaaatttataaaaccaTAGAAGGCATCTGCCAAGACAGTCATGACACTGTTAATATAAGTAGAAGTACACGAGAGCAGTAAGAGAGGAGGGATCTCACAGAAGAAATGAGTGATTACATTGGGTCCACAGAAGGACAGTCGTGTCATCAGACCAGTATGTATAGAAGAATTGAAGGCACAGATGATCCACACGCCAGCTGCCAACATGTTGCAGAGTGTCTTGCTCATCATAGTGCTATAATGCAGTGGGTGACAGATGGCCACATAACGGTCATAAGCCATGACTGTGAAAAGAAGCAGTTCTGATGATGCAGACCAAGTAAGGAAGTACAGCTGGGTCATGCAGCCCCCATAGGAAATGGTGTTCTCCTCTAAGATCAGTCCCTCTAACACTTTGGGCAAAATGGAGGAGGTACAGACAATGTCCATTGTAGCCAAGTTGAACAAAAAAAAGTACATGGGGCTGTGGAGGCTTGAGCTGAGGATGTTGGCTGTGATGATCAGGACATTGCCTGTTAAGGCCACCATATACAAGGAGAGGAAACAGCCAAATAATGGAATCCAGAGTTCTGGGTGTTCTGAGAAACCCTGGAGGATGAACTCTGTCACCTGTGAGTTGTTCCTAATGGCCATTGAGTTGGGAGGGTTTTCTGGATCAGACAGGAGGTTCTTGGATTGGCCTTTCAAATCTTAACCAAACTCTGACTGTGATTGGGGATAACATCTAGAAAATAAGAAGAGATTTGATAAGTGTTTATGCATGATTTAAAACTCACATCACCCAAACTATGGGTTATCTTTCACAATGAGAACACAAGAGTATAGAACATGAAAGCTTCCTCATAAACTCATTGCATAATTGGATCCCTAAAATTAAATCTAGAATTAATCCATATTAACACTCTCATTTTCCATTAGGTTCTCTTGCTTTGTGTGTTCTTTTCATCAATTACATATGAACCAGTTTCTTCTCTATACACTTAGACTCTAAACCTTCAGTTACTTGGTTGCACATTACTTATATTTCCAATTCATGTCAGCATGTGAATTATTGTTATATTATAGACatgatatgcacatatatgtatatatattcacaaatatatgtacttatacatcatatatacaaatatgctttatatatatgtacatatacatatacatatacatatatatatatgaaatgtggTACACAGTACATGAAATCAAAAGGTTATGTTAACATATCTCATTCCCTTCCTGAAGTTTGTGGTCTACTAGGTTTCTCATAATTATTTTCAGATTTCAAATCTTTTTAACTGAATCACCTTGGGAAATGGGTAATATCTTCAGTATTCTCCATtctatgagagaaaaaaacagattttatGAGAGATTTAGCAACTTTCTCCAGATTCCTAAATATATTAAAGCTTCAGACATGCAGAGAGCAGGGTTTACATTATCTTTTAGGATACCCTTCATACTTTGGTATGTACTATATCCACAGAAGGCGCTCAGTAAATACTGTTCTATGCATTATctcttctgtttctatctcttattCAATCACTTctgctctctctcattctttgtcCCTCTCCttattatttaaatgtatttttctgCAATTTGGAAGTCCAACTATAATATTTTCCCCATGAAACTAATCTTTATATGCTCCACACAGTCCTAATCAAGTAgttaaatacataatataatgaGACAATAGGGATGTGAGATGTAACGTCCTAATATAGTCATCTACTATCCACACTTTTCATTTTGAAAGTATTGTGTATTGTTTGGAAACATGCAATTAATAAAGCATATACTTACTATACCATAAAGTTATCATAGTTTATTTGACAAatgttcttctctttccctcagttagtggtgcaatggatagaatgctaggcttagagtcaagaagacctgaattcaaaacctgcctcagagtCTTAACTACATGCATGATCATAGGAAAGACATTTGACTCCaacttcctcaactgaaaaatgtggataacaagaacacttatctcacagggctgttttgAAGATCAATTGATAAAATATTCACAAAAGTGCTCAGCAAGATGTCTGGCGCATAACAGATAATACATAACTGTTTATTCCCTTTACCTCTCCTTCAGGTAACAGACTTCAAAGTCACCCTTAAGACTATccaggaagaaggggagaggtaaAATGGCAGAGGAGAGGTAGCCATCCAAATGAactttcccaatattttcctgCAAATCATTCTAAAATAACTTCCCAAATTGAACTTTGGAGTCGTAGAACCACCAAAAGCTCAGGATAAGATATTTTTCCCAGACAAGGATCACATAGGAAGTCAGCAAGAAAGGTTAGTGACAACAGGGTGGGCTCTGGCCTAAAGAATATATGCTGCTGCTCCTGTGGTAGGCGTTGGAAACAGCTGCAACAGTAGTagaagcagcagaagcagctTCAAGAGCCCTCATTGCAGAAATtgtaagggggtcagacaactggtcagaaaaagattGCCAGGGTATATTTGCTGACCCTGAGTGCAAATGATGTTGATTGTCCTTTCAACTGCTGAAACTTAGGTCTGGGTTGTAGTACCTGGACAGATAGGAGTGCTGGTGGTCAGTTACAGGGGAGCACGAATACTTGCCAGAGTTCCAAGACAGAGAGGAGCACTAAAAAGGCAGCTTCAAGAGAGCAAGGGcactcctcacagttccagggccaagaggaaCACTAACCCTTGCAGctacagggaaggaaggaacctcctgggtaaagaccagagtgcCAATGAGGAAGATCAGTGACAATACCTCTTCCCAGATCACAACACTTTGGAAGTACCAAAAATTGCAGACCATCAGAACTATCTTTGAAAACAGTATTACAAAAAAGCCTGATAATTGAGACAATGTCTCCCCAACCACAGGTAAGAAGAGACTAACTTTAATATAacattcaaagtcaagaaataagctggaaaaataagcaattaaaaaaaacttgaccataaaatattactaaaaggaagggaaaaccaaaatgcaatctgaGAAGACAACAGTGTGAAAAGAGTCACAATAAATGcttcaaaaagaaaatgctaactAGACCCAATCCCAATAAAATTTTCTGAAGAATATGAGAGGTaagaaaggcagaggaaaaagTGGTGAAAGAACAGAGAACAATGTAAGAAAATTACGAAAAGAGAATCGGCAGCCTGgtcaaaagagacacaaaaaaattgaaggaaatgccatcttaaaaacaaaattaacctAATAATAAGAGGCACAAAATTTCAGTAAATAGCtccttcaaaagtagaatgagacAATGGAGAATCAGATACAAAAattcatggaagaaaaaaaaaaactccttaaaaatcagatgTGACCATacaaaaagaagtacaaaaagtcactgaagaagataatcaatgactccatgagacaccaagaaaaataaaatgaagtcaaaagaatgaaaaatagaaaatttgaaatatctcattggaaaaactgatcTTGGAAACAGATTGAGGAAAGACATTTTAAGAATAATTGAattacctgaaaaccacgattttaaaaaagagtctagacatcatatttcaagaaattatatagATAAACTACTgaaatatcttagatccagacattaaaacaaaaattaaaagaatccaccgatAAACTCCTGAAACAGATACCAATAAGATAACTCTCagaaatattataaccaaattgcAGAAATCCcatgtcactgataaaaatatgacaagcaactagaaaaaaaacatttggaaTATCATGGAGTAATAGtcagaaactaaaaaaaaaaaaaaaaaatcagcttccaaATTAAAGAAGTAGAGGATTAAAATATGATCTTCTAAAAGGCAAAAGTGTCAGGAATTCAACCAAAAATAACCTGcccaggaaaaaataataataatcctttgGGGAAACAAATGAATATGTAAAGACAGAGGACTTTTAAGTACTCTTTgtaaaaagaccagagatgaatagaaaatttggcattcaaacacaagattcaggAGAAGTAtaaaaggagaaatgagagagagagaaaaagagagcaaaagaaagagCAATGGGGGAGGGGTGTTATTAGATACTCACCAAAGCTAAACTGTTTGCTTTACTATATAGGAGGATAATGCATGTAATTCCTAAGAATGCTaacattattagggcagttagaagcaGTCTAGATAGACAGAGGGTATAGGTGCTAGTCAATAATTCTGGGATGTTACTAAAATAatgaaagaggtaagaaagagatAGATACTGGGAGAAGGGTAAAGAAAGAGGTACAATAGGAagaaaatatctcacataaaagtgaAATGGATGTAAAAATCTCTTTTAGTGGaacaaaaagggagggaggctagGTCAGTAATGCTCAAGCCTCAACGAAATCTTAATTAATTCAAACATCaaagaatatatagatatagatattctctctctctctctctctctctctctctctctctctctctctcacacacacacacacacacacacacacacacacacacacacacacatatatatgtgtgtgtgtgtgtgtgtgtatatatatatatattaggaaaagaaaggaataaaagaaaggagaTGATAAAATGGATGGTGGATTAATGAGGGCAGcagttagaaggaaaacagagttttgaggaaggacaggataaaaagagagaataaacagaataaaacatgatggaagaaaatacacagtAACCATAATTGTGAGTGTGAACAGTAAGAGTTCACCAATAAAATGCAAGTATATTtagagaatagaatagaaatcagaatcctacaACATGTTGTTTTTAacagacacacttgaaacaggaagacacagagttaaaaaaaggagagagagagagcagaatctattagatgaaatataaaaagatagGAGTAACTATCATGATTTCTgacaaagtaaaaagagaaatagagattgTTAGGGAAATCacattttgataaaaaaaaaagcagcatgacaacaaagcaatatatttttcaaaaatgtatacaatataggtaatatggaaatgttctgcatGATTTTACACATATAATTGATCTCATATTGTTTGACTTTTCAGTGGGCATGGGAGGGtccagaaggaaggagagaatttggaacttaatttttaaataaactaaACCATAAATACGTTTATTTAGAACATTTATGATTTCAGTGTTAAATTTTGAAGCAAAAAAGTTCtccttgaatttaaaaaaaaaaaagatatttttaaaacagtAAGTCCAATTcttaaaactgaggaaaataaaacccaGTGTGCCCAAAGAAATTGCCTAATAAGACAGCTAAAAGGAGAACTATACATCATATCACTGGA from Notamacropus eugenii isolate mMacEug1 chromosome 1, mMacEug1.pri_v2, whole genome shotgun sequence includes these protein-coding regions:
- the LOC140524913 gene encoding olfactory receptor 13A1-like — encoded protein: MAIRNNSQVTEFILQGFSEHPELWIPLFGCFLSLYMVALTGNVLIITANILSSSLHSPMYFFLFNLATMDIVCTSSILPKVLEGLILEENTISYGGCMTQLYFLTWSASSELLLFTVMAYDRYVAICHPLHYSTMMSKTLCNMLAAGVWIICAFNSSIHTGLMTRLSFCGPNVITHFFCEIPPLLLLSCTSTYINSVMTVLADAFYGFINFFLTLVSYAFIISSILKIQTSEGKKRAFSTCSSHLIVVSMYYTAVFYAYISPICSYNPERSKLAGVLYTMLSPTLNPLIYTLRNKEVKMALRKLFSSFRN